One stretch of Meriones unguiculatus strain TT.TT164.6M chromosome 7, Bangor_MerUng_6.1, whole genome shotgun sequence DNA includes these proteins:
- the Evi2a gene encoding protein EVI2A: MEHTGQYLHLLFLMTAVCSSSPGTKANYAHPWTNNITAWASMNPNSTSRPPSETNTSPVTPPAVEHRMSPTNMPASSATVPAVPTSTPKTSVPQASRNSSPTVEIKSQGESFKKDVCEENNSNTAMLICLIVIAVLFLICTFLFLSTVVLANKVSSLRRSKQVSKRQPRSNGDFLASSGLWTAESDTWKRAKELTGPNLLMQSTGVLTASRERKHEEGTEKLN; the protein is encoded by the coding sequence ATGGAGCACACAGGACAGTACCTGCACCTTCTTTTCCTGATGACAGCAGTGTGTTCCTCATCTCCTGGAACAAAAGCAAACTATGCACACCCGTGGACTAACAATATCACTGCCTGGGCTTCCATGAATCCAAACAGCACAAGTAGACCTCCGAGTGAGACCAACACAAGCCCTGTAACTCCCCCAGCCGTGGAGCATAGAATGAGTCCTACAAACATGCCTGCCTCATCTGCCACTGTGCCTGCAGTCCCTACATCTACACCGAAGACCTCTGTGCCCCAGGCCTCCAGAAACAGTTCTCCAACAGTGGAGATCAAAAGTCAGGGGGAAAGTTTTAAAAAGGATGTCTGTgaggaaaacaacagcaacaccGCCATGCTAATCTGCTTAATTGTAATTGCAGTCCTTTTCCTTATCTGTACCTTTCTATTTCTATCAACCGTGGTTCTAGCAAACAAGGTGTCATCTCTCAGAAGGTCAAAACAAGTAAGCAAGCGGCAGCCTCGGAGCAATGGCGACTTTCTGGCAAGCAGTGGGCTCTGGACTGCTGAATCAGACACTTGGAAAAGAGCAAAAGAACTCACAGGCCCCAACCTCCTGATGCAGTCTACTGGTGTGCTTACAGCtagcagggaaaggaagcatgAAGAAGGAACTGAAAAACTCAACTAG